One Bradyrhizobium sp. CCGB12 genomic window carries:
- a CDS encoding helix-turn-helix domain-containing protein: MDQQKLDRAIGRRLKTLRTQAGITLNELAVRSGVSRAMIGRVERAQSSATAALLGKLCAALDVSLSDVVALAEKPPERLVRLADQPHWRDPDSGYRRRHASPPDAASGIEIIVVDLPAGARVSYSPWGRNAFTQQLLMLEGAIAVHIDAKAVRLREGDCLDFDVMRAVIFENETRQDARYIIITRRGASYGKM; the protein is encoded by the coding sequence ATGGACCAGCAAAAACTCGACCGCGCGATCGGTCGGCGCCTGAAGACGCTGCGGACGCAGGCGGGCATCACGTTGAACGAACTCGCGGTGCGGTCCGGCGTCAGCCGGGCCATGATCGGGCGGGTGGAGCGGGCACAGAGCAGCGCGACGGCTGCGCTGCTCGGAAAGCTTTGCGCGGCACTCGACGTGTCGCTCAGCGATGTCGTCGCGCTGGCCGAGAAACCGCCGGAGCGGCTGGTGCGGCTCGCCGACCAGCCGCACTGGCGTGATCCCGACAGCGGCTACCGGCGGCGTCATGCCTCGCCGCCGGATGCGGCAAGCGGCATCGAGATCATCGTCGTCGACCTGCCGGCTGGCGCCCGCGTCTCCTATAGCCCCTGGGGCCGCAACGCCTTCACCCAGCAGCTTCTGATGCTGGAGGGCGCGATCGCCGTGCATATCGATGCCAAGGCGGTGCGGCTGCGCGAGGGCGATTGTCTGGATTTCGACGTGATGCGCGCAGTGATCTTCGAGAACGAGACCCGGCAGGATGCGCGCTACATCATCATCACGCGGCGCGGCGCCTCCTACGGGAAGATGTGA
- a CDS encoding helix-turn-helix transcriptional regulator: MDATTLLTTRSMTVSEFRCDAGPDDTPFAECRAGHSIAYVRSGSFGCHCRAGFFELVAGSMLVGAPGEEYTCTHEHVSGDVCLSFFLGEDLVDALGGRREVWQVGATPPLPELMVLGELAQTAADGNSDLGLDEIGHILAGRFVDVASGKPRKQTPPTTRDRRRAVEAALWIDDNSHGEVDLEQAARQVGLSPFHFLRLFSSVLGVTPHQYLVRSRLRHAARLLTDEDIAVTDIAYDVGFGDLSNFVRTFHRAAGVSPTKFRQASKGERNIFGERLVLN, translated from the coding sequence ATGGACGCAACCACGCTGCTGACGACACGTTCGATGACCGTCTCCGAGTTTCGCTGCGATGCGGGGCCGGACGATACGCCGTTTGCGGAGTGCCGCGCCGGCCATTCCATCGCCTATGTCCGTTCGGGCAGTTTTGGCTGTCATTGCCGCGCCGGCTTCTTCGAATTGGTGGCGGGCTCGATGCTGGTCGGTGCCCCCGGCGAGGAATACACCTGCACGCATGAGCACGTGTCCGGCGACGTCTGCCTGTCCTTTTTCCTCGGTGAGGATCTGGTCGACGCCCTCGGCGGACGTCGCGAGGTCTGGCAGGTCGGCGCAACGCCGCCGCTGCCCGAGCTGATGGTGCTCGGCGAGCTCGCCCAGACGGCGGCAGATGGCAATAGCGATCTCGGCCTCGACGAAATCGGTCACATCCTGGCTGGTCGTTTTGTCGACGTCGCCTCGGGCAAGCCCCGCAAGCAGACACCGCCGACCACGCGCGACCGTCGGCGCGCGGTCGAAGCTGCGCTGTGGATCGACGACAATTCGCACGGCGAAGTCGACCTGGAACAAGCCGCGCGGCAGGTGGGCCTTAGCCCTTTCCATTTCCTGCGACTGTTCTCGAGCGTGCTCGGCGTCACCCCGCATCAATATCTGGTGCGCTCGCGGCTGCGGCACGCCGCGCGACTGCTCACGGATGAGGACATCGCGGTCACCGACATCGCCTATGACGTCGGCTTTGGCGATCTCTCCAACTTCGTTCGCACCTTCCACCGCGCCGCGGGCGTGTCGCCGACCAAGTTCCGCCAGGCCTCGAAGGGGGAACGCAACATTTTCGGGGAACGCCTCGTCCTCAACTGA
- a CDS encoding metallophosphoesterase has protein sequence MTDRSFVIVQISDLHLDGNGTYSGAVDVLVSTIREKMQRFEGASDRILLITGDLVDSPSASTFKEAKGAIEKFRATGTFTDIRAIAGNHDVKRMGLVFKNDAIYQELSLPRHSENKYYPNSGLDLVLLDSNGASFAAKGEIQQATYDAIVANSHNLALGLKDSIPQRAGQEFAVMRVLALHHHPLPQAAGEGKTVFGIPDEPLMYLVSPATFLAAAISLECSLILHGHRHVQGLTRYSIPRHLSARAAEADEFWQDLYVLSCPSSTGHGGDDAGFNIIHLNSAFRNRRAQYTLEITRFNRSKNAGVFSAVDIGQPNGVIKLPIGRDIYRDPAFQVAVEMSANTEMKRAEAINYARKLLIRRAFYGSTESSWAHGLYTFLVTYHVWEDLLNKFTNAGFARDLDSFQKIRMRLQELISISSEVLGITGPELDNLRSKPLINHDRIIDDLPQNPAPGVDVTTAQKRRRAAIQAINAKMKELGVDLGLGAKAPEDVQA, from the coding sequence ATGACGGATCGATCGTTCGTTATCGTGCAAATTTCGGACCTCCATCTCGACGGGAACGGCACATACTCAGGAGCGGTCGACGTCTTAGTTTCGACCATACGCGAGAAGATGCAACGATTCGAAGGCGCGTCGGATCGTATCCTATTGATTACAGGCGACTTGGTAGACAGCCCCTCGGCTAGCACCTTCAAAGAGGCGAAGGGTGCGATCGAAAAATTTCGAGCAACGGGGACGTTCACTGACATTCGGGCAATCGCGGGCAATCACGACGTAAAGAGAATGGGCCTCGTGTTCAAGAACGACGCAATATATCAGGAGCTTTCTCTCCCTCGCCATTCAGAGAATAAATACTACCCGAACTCGGGATTGGACTTGGTCCTTCTAGACTCAAATGGAGCAAGCTTTGCTGCGAAGGGCGAGATTCAGCAAGCTACATACGATGCAATTGTCGCAAATTCTCATAACCTTGCGCTTGGCCTAAAAGATAGCATTCCACAAAGAGCGGGCCAAGAGTTCGCGGTCATGCGCGTCTTAGCCCTTCATCACCATCCGTTGCCGCAGGCGGCGGGAGAAGGGAAGACAGTCTTCGGAATACCTGACGAGCCCCTCATGTATCTCGTGAGCCCTGCCACATTTTTAGCAGCAGCAATTTCTCTCGAATGCAGCCTTATCCTTCACGGGCATCGTCACGTTCAAGGTCTCACCCGCTATTCGATCCCGCGTCATCTCTCTGCTAGAGCTGCAGAAGCCGATGAATTCTGGCAAGACCTTTACGTCCTCTCTTGTCCATCTTCGACAGGACATGGCGGAGATGATGCCGGCTTTAACATCATTCATTTGAATTCCGCTTTCAGGAATCGTCGCGCCCAGTACACTTTAGAAATTACCAGGTTCAATCGCTCTAAGAATGCCGGTGTATTTAGTGCAGTTGATATCGGCCAGCCGAATGGCGTCATTAAGTTGCCGATTGGCCGGGACATCTATCGCGATCCCGCGTTTCAGGTCGCAGTTGAAATGTCTGCTAATACAGAAATGAAAAGGGCCGAGGCAATAAACTACGCACGCAAGTTACTTATTCGTCGCGCTTTCTATGGCAGCACCGAATCCAGTTGGGCGCATGGCCTCTATACGTTCCTGGTAACGTATCACGTTTGGGAAGATCTTCTGAACAAGTTCACAAACGCCGGCTTCGCGCGTGACCTCGATTCCTTCCAAAAGATAAGAATGCGCCTTCAGGAGCTGATCTCTATTTCCAGTGAAGTATTGGGAATAACAGGGCCTGAACTCGATAATTTGCGTTCCAAGCCCCTGATAAACCATGACCGGATTATTGACGACCTTCCTCAAAACCCAGCTCCTGGCGTTGATGTGACCACAGCACAGAAGCGCCGACGCGCGGCTATCCAGGCAATAAACGCGAAAATGAAAGAGTTGGGAGTAGACCTTGGCTTGGGTGCCAAGGCACCCGAGGATGTGCAGGCCTGA
- a CDS encoding methylated-DNA--[protein]-cysteine S-methyltransferase, with protein sequence MVGRAYAIFDTAIGRCGIIWSSTGVVSVQLPEAREIDTRRRIFAIHPEAREQRPSENAELAIEGIRGLLQGNDPDFSEVSLDAGGVPGFSRRVYEYTCTIPRGETRTYHEIAKALGASGAAHSVAQAIAKNPYMLIVPCHRVLEAGNYTDRLSPYGGVISKRRLLALEGAHPIASKTLFEVLLPVAPPRAPT encoded by the coding sequence ATGGTGGGGCGTGCTTACGCGATATTTGACACGGCCATCGGCCGCTGCGGCATCATCTGGAGCAGCACCGGCGTGGTTTCCGTGCAATTGCCGGAGGCGCGGGAGATCGACACCCGCCGCCGCATTTTCGCAATCCATCCCGAGGCGCGCGAGCAGCGCCCGTCCGAAAATGCAGAGCTTGCGATCGAGGGCATCAGAGGCCTGCTGCAAGGCAACGATCCCGATTTTTCCGAGGTCAGCCTCGACGCCGGCGGCGTGCCCGGCTTCAGCCGGCGCGTCTACGAGTACACCTGCACGATCCCGCGCGGAGAGACACGAACGTACCACGAGATCGCGAAAGCATTGGGTGCCTCCGGCGCCGCGCATTCGGTGGCGCAGGCGATCGCCAAAAATCCCTACATGCTGATCGTGCCCTGCCACCGGGTGCTGGAGGCCGGCAATTACACCGACCGGCTCTCGCCCTATGGCGGCGTGATCTCCAAGCGGCGGCTACTGGCGCTCGAGGGCGCCCATCCGATCGCCAGCAAGACGCTGTTCGAGGTGCTGCTGCCCGTTGCCCCGCCCCGCGCGCCTACCTAG